One Vicia villosa cultivar HV-30 ecotype Madison, WI linkage group LG5, Vvil1.0, whole genome shotgun sequence genomic window, ACCAATTTAACTCAATTAATATATATCAATTAAAGTATTCCACATAAAAAATCTTTTAATATTTACTTACTCAAGTAAAAATATATTAACTTATAAACTATGATACAAATGTGTGCAAACATGAATATGGAAACATTATATAAGATTTGATTCCTTTGAGTTTAGTTGGTTACCAATATTTTCAACCAATTAAATGATATAATTTCATGTCACATCacttatttatttcaatttacaCCAAAGAAGATACGGTACCCAATAAGAATTCATGGACACCAaagaatttaaatatatttttacttAAACTACTCCTCGCCTAGTATTAAAGTAGTCATTATCAAGACATTATCAATACATGATTTTACAAATTCAAGCTATTTTCCCACGAAGAAATTGAAGCAAactaattttacaaatttaatttagactgaaattacattattttatttCGCTTTTGATTATATCTTAGTAAATACTCCGTGGGGACCTTCTCGGTGATATGAGCTGAAATGATTATATCTTAATTGATATCCAAGTGTATTTAGATGCAATTTATATTGTAACAAATCAATTCCGTGGGGACGGGGTTTTCTAAGTAGTTGCTAtaagaataatttattttatttagaccTAATTCTTATATACGAACACTTTTTAACTCAAACTAACAAAatgtattatataatttatattacaaacaagacaagaaaaacaaaaacaaaaatgctaAGCATCAAAATTTCAACTGCATCACTAAGAATGCTCAGTTTCAGTTTCTAGACACCATTGTGTTTAGTAGGTTGGCCTAAAACTTTGCAAAATTGACTGGCTTTGACGACAAGCTTAAACGAATAGGCATGCATCACAAAGACGACAAGCTTCAACGAATAGGCAATATGAATATGCATGCATCACAAAGACGATGGACTAGAAGATAGTCTAACTTTCGACACCATCCTTGTGGCCCCGCTCCATCAGTTCCTTAAACCCATATTTGAACGGTTTGGGTGTGATAGACATTTTGTTCAAGTCGGGGTCAAATTCAAGACCTGCTCCAACACTGCCTATCATATCATCATCAACCATATCCTTTGCATTTAAGTCAACAAATTCATCGTCTGATGCTTCACTTCCAGAATCACtgtcttcctcttcctcatcgCCATATGTAGTTCTGACTCTTGACCAGCGGACAAAATGAGGTCTTAGGTAGCTGGAGATTGTCAGCAGAGACGGTTTGGAATGGAGAGCAAAAAGGAAAATTAGAAAACAATATTTCGACAGAAAATGTACAGGGCAAATCAAGACAGGTTACACACCTTTCACTTTTCTTCAACAAACATGGATCAAATGGGAAGAACATGTCGAGTCTTTCTATCCCACCAAAAGCCTTGGAAAGATCAGCTTCGAGCAAATCTTCAAAAACAAATAACTCTGCTGACATGAAAAGCCGAGCAGCCTTTGCCTGTTTAAGAAATTCCTCTACTACACTAGGCAAACACACCTGCCAGAAAAATTTATATCAGGCTCAGTTTTGTTTCCAAACAAGCTACATAAGGTTATAAAAGAAGTTTAAACATATGCAATTTCCACCCAACAAGATCACTGGTCTCATAAATTTATCCATAAAATCATAGCCAAACATTTGGTTTACTGTAAAACCATGACAGTTTTCTAAATTGTTCCTTACCTTCAAGGCATTCAATTTATGTTTCCAGAGTAACAACATTGGCATTTTGATAAGCTGCATTCTAAGCCTTGGTACGTCCATCAATGATTTCATGCGGAAGCACAAAATGTACATGATAGCCTGATCAcaccaaaacaaataaaatgaacaaaattaaAGTTCAAGATCCACCAATAAACCCTCCTGGCTTCAGAACAAGAAAAAAGTTGATGGACAAATCTATTATATTCGTTACATATTCATTGTATTATTAGCCCAAATAAAACACAAGGGTGCAAGGTGATGGCAGAATCAAAAGCACGTTAAAAACCATCACATCCTAAAAAGACATTGGACGAACCTGGCACCCAGAATAAAACACTTGGTGAGCTTGCGGGTTCATATCTAAATCATGTATCTTGCAATATGCAAAACACCAATCTACCAATctgaaaagtcaacaaaagaatGTCAGATTTATCTTTATCAACTTCTTAATTTCATAACAGACATagaaatcaattttataattaatagaaGTAGGGACGATATGTTTCCAAACCTTTGTATGATGTCAGCAACCAACGCAGATGAAAGAAACTTTGCACGAGATAAATAGCTAGCAAGATAAGCAACAGCACTCATCCTGAAACATATAAAGACAATTACAAATGTGGCAAGTTAGATGTGTGATGCTGGCCTTGTTGATAAAACTTGAAAAAAACCACCATTACCTAGTAATAGGGGGACTAACAGGTGATTCAAACATATCTCTGAGAGCAATGGCAAATTTCACACCACATAGTTCAGGATCCAATGCACATGCATAGAACATCACAAACTGCAGCATCAAAACAAAGTGACGACGCATTTCATAGAAATGGTACCAACAAGAAACATAATACAGGCAAGTTAGATAcactaaaaaaataacaaaagtatACCTGGGTAAATTTTGACTTGTATGTGTTCAGCACAGTTCTCATAAACGACGCCAGTAATATATCAAATACCTAACCAAAGAATTCAATTAACAATTTTAAAATCATTTCATGCATTGTTTGAAGATTATATAAAACATGTTGTGAGTGTGCTGTTGCACACAAGAGTTGGTAGTTATACTGGTGGGCATACCTCGGACAATCGGCCACTACTTTGACAGGATTCAAGATGCAAAAAAGTCAGCACAATCAGGCTATCTAATTTCTCCACAACCATATTGCCTTGCAAATTTTTCCTATTTAACAGCTCTGAGGCACACTGAAAAATGGAGACCAAAAGTCATGTTATAACACATTAACAATACGGATCACACAATGACCAGCAACACAGTAAAACTCAATAGAAAAAATCATttcattataaaataaatttatgatcAAAAACAAGGATTACATTATTTAAGATCAACAACAAGGATTAAGCTATATACCCATAAAGCTTGTATCAAACAgacaatttgaaaaaaaaaactgccAAAAGATGATGCACACTATGAAGTACATTAAATGCTATCAACAATTAAGTCTTGAAGGGAAGTTTCCTTTTAGGATCATACTCCTCTAGAGTGCATGATTCATTCTACACTAACAGACAAAGCTTAAGTTATAACTATGGataagaaaatcaatgaattgTGCTTCTGTCAAATTCAGAATCCAAGTGCTCCTTTTACAAAAGGAAATCCAAGTGATTATCTAATAAACCAGTTGGAAAAAGATGTCTAATACCACCTAATATCACATTGATTAAGAGAGGTTTAATACCTTCCAGTATCACATTGATTAATAGAGGTTTAACACCGCAACATTTGATGATTTATGTCCTTGCAATTAAGGTATGTGCAGGACATATTACGAGTAGTTGACTAAGTAGTTGTTTAGAACACGATGTATAAGTATTTTTATACCTGGACTCAACTGATGAAGTTTAGCCACTTCACATAGCCGCTCAAGCTGAACCACGGCCTGACAAAGCCTAGCATGAGAACCACTTAGCTAGGCTTGTTAGTCTGAAAGAGACAAACACCACAATAAGGCCCTTTCTAATTCAATCGGGCAAAAGATGGCTTTCACAGCCTTGAAAACAAATATTCTGAAAAATAAAACTACCAATACAGAAACCTGTATGGTATGACCTAGACATTTTAGCCAAACTAGTGTACCATCAGATTTTTATCTTGATAAAAAAATTCTTATATGTGCAGTGAAAAAAGAAAAGAGGTGTGACCCAGTGACAGATCCACCGGTATTGATCTAAGTAATCAAAATGTGAGAGGGGTCATTGGAATAAAATTGACAGGATGTCAAAGTTCGTTCTCTGTGCTACAGAAATATACCAGAGAAACTTACAAGAGAGAACAAAAGCATAGGATGAGATAAATTATAATGCTAGAGTATATCGGCATAGCTGATCACAGACAATCATCAAATTCCATACACCATAGCAGCCAGTAGGGATTGGCATCTGCTTCAACATGCATTACAGTCAACAGAATCCAATAGCTGGACTTCATATTCAGAAATTTTTCAAATCAAAATGAACCATATTTCAACTCCCTACCAAAACTAAAGGACTTGCAAGAGATATGAGATCATGATCCGGAAATATGTAGAACAGACAGAAGCTGGCAGTATGTAATTGCGAATAAAAAAGAATCCAGCCTTAACCCACTAAATTCTAGTATATATCATGTTTCTATCCAACTCATGAATCACCAAATCTTCCTTAATAGTTTCTCTAGTAGTTTTTCTAGGTCGACCTCTACCTCTAGTGATTTGGCTACCCTCCATTTTATTTATCTTATCGCCCTACATCAGAATATATAAGTTTTCTGTATGTGCCCAAACCACCTAAACCGAGAAATGGCAAATAGCACGGTTATTAGGAGTTGTTAATTAAAGTAGCAGTTTATACTACAAGTTAGTCACAAAAATAGAGATTGATTGGTGTCCCCTTCTTAGGTCAACTTTTCACACTCTCAAGTTCACCTTCTTTGGTTGAATTTCCACACTCTCAACCATCCACAATCCAACCCTTCCATCCTTGGGAAATTTTCTTGTCTCTCATCTTCAAATGGATGTTGAAAGATTATGGGACAATAGGACCATTTTAATGACCTCAAGTATTGACTTTTAACAATATCACCAAACAATGCACCAGAGAAGGAACAAGCTTCAAAATAACTTCAAAACACACATAATAcatataaaagaaacagaaatcaAAGAAGCTATATATGAAGCCAAGCATATAGGAGTatcattttctcttctttttaatCTTGAAAATAACACTTCATCAACAGAATTAAACATGTACTTTAAATAGATTATATTGGACCATACCATACTATTATACTCCTCATCATCGTCTGCAAATTCAATAAAATCTTCTAACTCCATTTCAAATATGCATTTAACATCCTCATGCATCTGGCCATCCAATCCAATTTCCACCTACATCCAagacaaataaaattaatttaatgatCAAGCGTTGCTTCAACTGAAATTTGACAGGGGCTTAACAAACTTACATCCAACTCTATCAATTTATCCACAAGTGCGGGTAGCATGGTACTGCCGATAATTTCTCCAATTGCACCACTCTCAAGCTTTAACATATTTTCAACATACATGACAATCTCCTACAAGCAACATAAGAGTCAGGAAAAATTTGAGGGGGAAAATTAAAGTCTAGCTTTAGGTTTAATTGACTAATTAACGCAAAATTGGAAAACTGAAGAGAAGAAGACCTCTCTTTATAAATATATGAATAAGTTTTCACCATTATATATTGATATCAAAAAGCATACTGCAAAAAGTAAGAAACAAATTATCACTGTAAATTGCCCGTGGACTGAGGGAGAGGATTCATGGATAAGGAAATAGTCATGACTACTCAGTTTGTGCTGCAGAAGTAAATAATTCAACAGTATCTAAATCATAATAGGTTTAACATGtagacaaaaaaaattgaaatcacAATAcccaagatttcaaatgctagaAATTAACATTGTCAAGAAAAGAACAAGTTCCAACATGCTATTTGGCATGTCATAACATGAAATGAAAGACAACAAATTCATTAAATTGAGTAGTAATACGGCAAGAAGTTGCATCAACCCTTTCACTGAAAATGCAAACTGAACTCACCTGCTCTGTCACATCGTAACGTCTCGGTATATTCTGGACAACTATTGGTGATAACCGCATGGGAGCAAGGGGCACCAAATCAGCTATTTGTTTCAGAGCATCATGCACCCGAGACAGAACTTTATTCTTTCTGTCAACTCCATTTTCATTTTTCAGAAAATCAACTACATGTTTAGGAGCAGTAAAATGTCTCACAAGCCTCTCCAAACACCAATCAATATACATTCCCTTTGAAGcagcctgcaaaaaaaaaaacacaaaataagcAAACTTCAATAAATTCTCAAATGGCTTCATCTTCATCTACAAATTACAACGATATCGAggtaatacaaaataaaatattcaccAATGATACGAGAAGCTCAATCAAAGCATCCATGATATCAGTTGCATCATAATTCTTATATGACGTAGCCAAATTCCACAAGCTCGTTCTCTCAAGCTGAACAAAACATCTTGTCAGATCAACCATATCAAAAAATTATCTTGCTACCAAGAATCAGTTCAAAGTTTCAAAGCTTCAAACACTAAATAGCACAACTTACCGCAAAAATTAGAGCTCCATGATGGACAGAGTCTATATAGGACACCACTCCAGCAAGCGCTTTCAAAATTGTCTGGAATCATATCATACATAACATTAACAAAGTATGGTCGAATTGTATCAATTTTAACCTAGACCCAAGGTTATAAAAAACGGTTCCAATACCATTACTCACCGTTTTTATGTTAAAGAACAAATTACGGTTAATTCATACCACAAGTTGTCAAAGTGTTGTcaaattaaagttttatatatgAGCTTTGATTAAAGAACCTACCACAAGTTGAGCAGCTTCATGAGAAGTAAGATTCCTTTTTGGTTGCAAACACCCAACAAGCTCGTCATAGTTCTCTCTACCACCCTAAACCACAAGAATCagagaattaaaaaaattaataataaagcttaaatttttttaataattgtcaCAGATTATCTAATAGAACAAAAAACACTGGTTGAAAAAAGTCTCTAAAAATGATTACCGTGACTTCAAGAAGGGCATCTCTAACGTGATATATTAACTGCAAATCACTGATTTCATCTTCCTCCATGGTACGTAATTCTTCGTTTACGATTGGAAGTAACTGTCCCATGCtcccaaaaacaaagaaaacacgaAGATGGAACACTAACCAAATATGGCGGTGAAAATTGAAACGATGCTAGGGTTTTAGATCGGTAGAATGGCGAAGCCGTAAAAAACCGGATCTACCGGTTCAAAATTGGACGAGCTACAGAACCGGTGGCGGTTTTAGTAAACCGGATGGCCTTTGTTatgtgaagaagaaaaagaaattagagaAGGATGGAGATAGAGTAGATGCAGCAGCGGGTGCGGCGctaagaaaacaaatggaggaGTGAAGCTAATAGTAATACGTTAGGGTTTTGGTTCATGTTTTTATGTTTGTTCTGTTTTATATTGTGATTTACGTGTCAATTTCTCATGTTTCCTATTAAGTTCAAGTCTAGTCTATTATAAATACTTActttttactgttttttttttttgttaccaAGGAAATCTCAATTAatctttttaaattcaaaataacataatattttatttgttgttATATGGTTAGATATTACTGTAATTTTTTTAgtcattaatgattttttttattgaatagtaggggtggaaataggtcagccgataacaggggcctacaggctagcctatataggctcaggttAGGctacacattatttttaaatagaaaaggcctaggcttttttataagtttatttagttaaaaaggctaggcctcggGTCCTAAAAAAAGCCTTTTACGCCTattaggccggcctatttaaataaatatgaataatttttttatcatcattatgttatgttttgtactttgagtTAAAATGCATtaataaaacttggttatcttgaagaacttgtgaaaataagatgaaaacacctgatgaacattgttctcataagttcttttagttggttagtctatttaaatattattttaattgcttatttacatctgtctaaaacaaataggtttTTATGTAGGCTgacaggctaaccaggccttcgaaaaggccagactcaggcctaaaaaataagcctacgacaggctacaggccaggcttaAGCTTTAGTTTTTTTGACAGGCAAGCTTAGGCTTGGCAAGGCCTAACTCGGCCCAGTCCATTTACACCCCTATTGAATAGAGGGCTAAAAGCCCGGGAGAAACAAACTACATATCAATAACTCTAGAAACACTCTTTCTGTTTAAATCGGCATTAAAGAAATCTACAAATTCTCTTGGGCATTAATGATATTAGTCTCAATATAAGATGATGTTGGGAGCTAATGAATTAGTGAATGATATGGGTGCTCCTAGACGACGGATAATTAAACAAACCAATTCATATTCAATTAATAATCATTTATTATAATTGGATATTAAATCAATCAATATAAATGGTTATAACCCTTTATAAAACCGGTTTATCTATAACTAAATTTTATAACTGGTTTTAaagttataaccaaattttaatttaaaactagtttcaaaattttgtattttttcaaaaaaaaaacgatttttcatattttcggaaaaaaataataattttccattttttaaaaaacactcaatttacaaaaaacaaattgattttgtttattccgataaaataaaattttcgtatttatttgaaaactcaatttttttgtaTTCCCTTTAGTATTTCAGAAGGAACTAAGTTTTTTACGAGTTTagaaataaaaatgattttttttcgtattttcaaaaaaaatcatttttttgtatttaaaaaaaatcatatttttttcatttctgaaaaaattgaatatttatatttCCAAAAAAACAACGATTAAAATCGATTTTTTACTATTTTcgggaaaaaaactcgattttttgttttttcagaagaaaaaaaacttgattttttcgtattttcgaaaaaaactccCTTTTTTTGTATTTCCTAAAAAAAACGATTTTTCGTACTTACAAAattgatttttcatatttttgaaaaaaactcaattttttcgtatctttttaaaaactcatttttttatgtttttagaaataaaatcaatttttttgtatttagaaaaaaatcaactttatgatttaaaaaaaaatcatatttatgaaaaaattggattttcaaaaaatattttaatttagtttttattttggatATGGATGTCCAAAATATGGATTTGGCTAAAACCATATTTATAAAATGTCCAAAATATGGATTTGATTAAAAACCATATTAAAATTAATCGAATTTGGATATAGATATGGATAATTTATATAACCAGTTAATTTGAACACCACTAGCGAAAGATAATGAAGTTCGTGCTAATTTATGGACAATATTGTTTGTTTgtcttataattaaatttatcttAAAGTTTTGACAGATATTAAGGAAAGTTTTACAAATCTTCATGATAGTGTTGTAAATGGTGCTGGTTTTGAAACTCCTAGTGATATTATTGTCAGCCACTTGCTTAAAGTCAAGTTCAATAGACATGTTAAATAGTCACATACTACGTAGCCATTTGATCGCTTCATTCAATCCCCTCGCTTCTGCCTCATGACGTTGTGGTAATCCCTGATACCAAGCTGTTATAGATTTTATGTATTCGTCATGTTGCCCTCTGAGACACATTCTCACTCCATAACGATCTTGTTCCTTGAATATGGTCGCATCAATATTGCACTTTACCTCCCCCGTTTCTGGACTCCGCCGTCTTTTTTATTCCTGCCTTAAAGATTCACTCTCCTGGTGCATGGTTAGGTTCTTGCAATATGCATTGTTGCAAACTTGCATCCATTATAGAAGTGATTCACATGACATGTGCACTGTCATACGAGCCTTCTCGTTCCACAGCTTCTCGTTCCTCGTTTTCCATATACCTTATAGGGTCATAGCAAAAGAGAGTTGTTGTTTGTTAGTTAGTCGTTATACGAGTTGGAAAAAAAAAAGCCACAACATTGTTTGCCACTTTTAGATTCCTATTAATGATGTTCCACAGACATGTTGCTTCCTACACAGATTTTAGTTTGTCACACCCGAAGAAAACGTGTCAGTCATTCTCATAAGATCTCTCGCATAACACACGTCGATCTACATAGTGCACTCGTCGACTTTTCAGTCCGTATCGAGTTGGCAGGCATCTGCGAGCAACCCTCCATAGAAACGTTTTCACCTTTTGAGGTATTTTGATGTTCCAAAGCTGCTTCTAGTTCTTGATAACATCCAGGTTGTTGTTGTCCATTATATCCTCCATGATGTACCGATAAAACTACTTCTAGTTCtttgtttattccttttatttttcaacTTTTAATTATCTTGTTATTGTTActatttagtattttatttttatactatggCAATACCAAACACAATTGTTCAACATATTTCTTTCCCATTCACAGGAGGAAAGATTTCATACCTGGCTTTCTCTTCTTTCCAGACCACAGCACACAAACACAAATCACTATTCTTTTCCATGAGTCACTATTGTTTTTTATAATCTCATGATTTGTGATTCAAAATACCacatatttttatcttttttttaaaacaCTTCACATAACAATACTATTTTCCACAGTTTTTTAATATTCCATCAACTTAATCTATCAAACCTTTGATTCAATGAAGAAGAGTTTgtgaaaaaatatttgattgtcTTTTAGCATTGTTTAATTtgcattatataattttttttcttcatcatGTTCTTTGCACCAAAATACTATATAAAAATCACaagagtacaaagaaaataaaaatgtgaagatcaaatatttttatttatggtATAAAGAGATGAAAATTGAATAATCCCGCCAATAAAATCCAAAATCTGACGAAATCGACATTCAATTAAACTGTCACTCAAAATTGTCGGAAATAGACAGGTGTTTTAAGCCTATCAGTTTTTCTCAGTGGACAactttcaatctgaaatcgttaGAGACCGGCTATTGTCCACCCTTAGTTAGTGTTGAAATATATCACTTATATGTTTAAATTTAAGCAtcattttacatgggtcaaattgatatatattttatgttaagATAAATGATTGGAACACAAAATCTCTACTAAAATAACATGAAACCTTGTAAACATTTTTACAACAAAGTTTATAAATCAAATTACAAAGTTTTCTTATGATTTATCTACCTAAGACAAAAATATATATGATCTTTTGAAACTGCATTTTTACTATTTCTTAAATTGCCTTTTACTTAAATATTGCACTTCAAAAAACCCCGAATAGTAATTAATAAATGCTAGaaggcttaaatacacttttagTTCCTATAAGTTAGCAAGTTTTTGATTGTCGttcttgtaagtttttttttgagtctctatatcttactttttgcttgaggtttagtccctaaagccaaaatccgcaggaaaatctgcaggttacctgcggattttcctgtgaaatttcctgcgaattttgattttagggactaaaaagaacgcgaaagtgaaatatagggactcaaaccaaaaaaataacttacagagacgaaaataaaaaactcgctaacttagaGGAacgaaaagtgcatttaagccatgCTAAAAATATTCATACACACTACTTCAATAAAAAAATAGTCACGCTATCTCTttaactataatttttttatcactttctccctctcttttctttttgaatttacCCATTATTCTTCTTTTTACCACTTTTTTTGCTCTTCCCACTTTTCTTTTCTTCCTTATTCATATCTCCATCCTTCTTCTCTTCTAATTTTTTTCATCCTCATTTATTAAATTTGTGAATAACCTTCCTctcttctaattttttttcatcctcatttattaaaattgtgaataatgaaatatatttaggattagaatttttataaattttcttaTTCATTTTGCACCTtatattttcaactaatattaaaTTTAACTCTTTTTgagatgtattttttttttgaaggttATAAATTTGTCACTTAAAAAATCAATGTGTCCCATTTCTTTTGGCAGAATTCATCTCGCAGGTAAAAGAAGAGACGCCCCCCATAATGGATGTTGTTAGTCGATGATGCCTCAAATGTCAAAGGAAGCGGGACTATGATAGTATTAGAATGGCCAAGCGATATATTGATCCAACATGAACTGAAGTTTGAATTCAAAACTAGAAATAAgtaggccgaatatgaagctctCGTTACCAGTATGGTTTTCTCCCTGAAAATGGATGACTCTAGATTGTAGGTAAAAAGTGATTATAGTTAGTTGTCAATCAAGTAGCTGAGGAGTACCAGGAAAAAGAATCACATCTCATAAAATATCTCCATAAGGTACGAAGTTGATCAACACGCTTTAATTATTTTGAAGAAAGGCACGTGCCCAGGGAGAAAAAATCATAGCAAAAATTCTGTAATACAATCAGACAGTAATATAAAAGGCTCTCATGCGCCCCTAGTATTGTTGTGCACCTTAGATTTCACCCCAGAGTCAAGTTGGATGTCGCATATACTGTGTTATTTGCATGAAGATGAACTCCCTCAAGATGAAGGGGACACAAAGAAGGGACGGAAGCAAGTCGCCAAGTATACCATCAACTAATTGACATAGCAGCATTTTAAATTAACATGAGCTTCAACTTCTCTTTTGACATATGCTTCTTATCATTAGTTTCTAAGCATTGTCTTCTTTGTTCATATGTTTTTCTTGTTAATTTGTGTTGGTCGAGTTCCATTTAAACCAAACAACAATTAACAACTGCAACGACAACAACCGTTATGGCAGTATAAACATCAACTGTAATGTTAATAGCAATGACATCAATAGCGATACCAACGGCATCAAGGGCTACATCAACTGCATTTTAATCAATAGATGTGATGTGAACAACATAGGTGTTGTCAATATCGTCAATCTTTGTTGGATGATTTGGTATTCTTTTATAGCTCTCAAAAGAGACGTCGAAGGATAAGAAGGTCCTTTTGACTTCCAACGGCTAGTTCCCAATGGATAGAATCAAGCATTACTATAGATAGTACTTTCCTTTGTTTTGTAGCTTGATACGTTGTGAGTTGGTGGGAGACAGCTTCTATAAAATAGTACACCCATTTGATTATAGTGGAATATGTAATGTACTATTGTACTATTTTCTTTCTTGACTAAGTTCTTTTGATCTTAACTTCAAATAATGTACTTCTGATTCCGAAGTAGTAAGCTTGGAAGAGTTCAACTTATCTTCATTTTTCTGATAATGGTTCTGATGTGTAGTCTAGAAACTACTTTGCTGTGAAGTATAGAATCATTATCTTGTAAGAGTTACAGTCTTATTTATCAAAACTGGTAGCAAAAGCTCTTCTAAAAAACTATACTCGACTTCTGATCTGGAGTGGTCTTGTGATGTTATAGCTTGTC contains:
- the LOC131602918 gene encoding RNA polymerase I-specific transcription initiation factor rrn3-like: MGQLLPIVNEELRTMEEDEISDLQLIYHVRDALLEVTGGRENYDELVGCLQPKRNLTSHEAAQLVTILKALAGVVSYIDSVHHGALIFALERTSLWNLATSYKNYDATDIMDALIELLVSLAASKGMYIDWCLERLVRHFTAPKHVVDFLKNENGVDRKNKVLSRVHDALKQIADLVPLAPMRLSPIVVQNIPRRYDVTEQEIVMYVENMLKLESGAIGEIIGSTMLPALVDKLIELDVEIGLDGQMHEDVKCIFEMELEDFIEFADDDEEYNSMCASELLNRKNLQGNMVVEKLDSLIVLTFLHLESCQSSGRLSEVFDILLASFMRTVLNTYKSKFTQFVMFYACALDPELCGVKFAIALRDMFESPVSPPITRMSAVAYLASYLSRAKFLSSALVADIIQRLVDWCFAYCKIHDLDMNPQAHQVFYSGCQAIMYILCFRMKSLMDVPRLRMQLIKMPMLLLWKHKLNALKVCLPSVVEEFLKQAKAARLFMSAELFVFEDLLEADLSKAFGGIERLDMFFPFDPCLLKKSESYLRPHFVRWSRVRTTYGDEEEEDSDSGSEASDDEFVDLNAKDMVDDDMIGSVGAGLEFDPDLNKMSITPKPFKYGFKELMERGHKDGVES